In a genomic window of Wyeomyia smithii strain HCP4-BCI-WySm-NY-G18 chromosome 1, ASM2978416v1, whole genome shotgun sequence:
- the LOC129718267 gene encoding uncharacterized protein LOC129718267 isoform X5: MTDSGKVPLHISPPPPPPPSQSSSEQNLKKMGIPDTQSDFNQWLHAMKMVARLPGGIPPDFRRKLWMALSDRYLQTKKINWEQESKTYLSEQSNEDDEELGIQIVKDLHRTGSSLCTGPSGAVNQAKLKRVLLGYSRFNPEVGYCQGFNMLGALILQVMDKNEIDSMKVMILLIEGLLPAGYFCGSLGGLQADMAVFRDLLGTKLPKLARHLQKLQGPECAFEPPLTNVFTMQWFLTLFCTCLPIPAVLRIWDLILIEGSDVLLRTALSIWGLLESRILQTKTADDFYCKMGALSSELVNGNLIDCNELIQRIVDIGPIADLDHLREKHLTSITQLNESSNLRIFYSDDECESDEESRLTVTATAWGLRSGRRSSLGFSTNMRNSGEGKEKINLDISLLKKQYVKLRERQRQAHIILTAAVARQSTSGTQSSSTQQIQQLLVGKNAILSNKGKRLGPPQGAVPPARVSKVGKQSKLSTSKPIETLHWKDMDEKQRRGSIKRKDVQKDNRKPTVKDDFDLAKQEPPKLIKSLSASSAISNLSESGVKRRSESSSYSEESDVDSSTSTSLCDDDLQLLSASSLEASPMKRRLTPDSIQEVPDEERLIVTSDDVSCYNSSEVVDAQNIGFTLSGIAEESFIEPHNNSTTVKLNSNKHEQDNDVSANIVKHKYPDLVLPSPSNDESLPITITSTNQLSPIPDICHYVSMSTISPLRTPSSIVDFSDYLNNIPNESIAANAVSKDVKSNVEFNVNEEGVTNQLFERMNVAERPNKLDLIVFKERKVSESLANTTESIVDQSDNTSKIDNYSFTDASSRTSISASFVRELPTGAAQHNDVPFLPSNTDMSTIISANSPTQKGHRFQIVSATTPSPKNSPENGDVNFTSRVRFLKEKSFSMDDPIKSDDIHQEDIAKRSASEGLVSADLNSYKCNKMFEIIKENSLILDRMIKKPNRNDISCLNESIDCSSNDRTDVNCNDNIRTDMDDLKCSNLNQNEDEIQTENDDNSNTSPNVTDSLKTNYACSITGIEQTRLLSNIMLQKKLELKSNTLGIENVAKLTSKKNGEAKMCNESIDSYVSSGQPISKTDLLIKRTEEQLARFKEPEPQVYYIRNENFQKNITPEEEKEFSLTKAVSKQAALECNFLSETLMEDIELQSSKNTLNKTNEPDSRPKASITVKQQNFHNLASFDKSGTSLAFTEVDTRSSSASKTDELIKKGEEQLAKFKNHDKKVLERLEKRLSLIDFKPEDMISMSQENSERKTYSKTEQVIKKSEEQISRIKIESPFITKIFPTRPFDEEVGSIDIMSVSCSSKTEEIIKKTDEQLARFKAAAESNAEKRKSRHEINELLQLRVESPDLLSRSSDLSIKFEDISIRDESEAIIIKNAQAELLKTIKIPDEVKSSKTDTIIKRIEDGKIKLGEDYITTIKTIDYLKQSNANLSATLSSIESSIKAIDGLCDHDSEVQSNRINDTIQNLEKSLKQFDSFYVETPIVLVHDCSNNNRCRPSSTNRPSRPRKRREYSPRRKKGKDRDEKSTFYNQTDNSTDHSPDNLSSDRESSKTYTFHSFYSTSPPITPRVVSPLTISAENIEYRRPLCFKSSSHDRYLLQKEVQFIKFDKSPSSPIINKSCLESLLPATPIVSDRTTRSAENSPPLTHNAIGGIQNSLLHHQTKQCGSEYSHINKSCENILMRFDRKSISAIAASYPVASTILPSPTMCTSLNLKHETTLNFDLSASPNKNLN; this comes from the exons atgacgg ATTCCGGAAAAGTTCCTCTACACATCTCACCACCACCTCCACCTCCACCTTCACAGTCGTCATCGGAGCAAAATCTGAAGAAAATGGGTATTCCGGATACGCAATCTGATTTTAATCAATGGTTgcatgcaatgaaaatggtagCACGACTGCCCGGAGGAATACCTCCAGATTTTCGTCGGAAG TTATGGATGGCTCTCTCGGATCGTTATCTccaaacgaaaaaaatcaacTGGGAGCAGGAAAGCAAAACATATTTGAGTGAGCAGTCGAATGAAGATGACGAAGAGCTAGGAATTCAAATAGTGAAG GATCTACATCGAACAGGTTCTAGTCTATGTACCGGTCCTTCTGGCGCAGTGAACCAGGCCAAACTAAAGCGAGTTCTGCTAGGATACTCAAGATTCAATCCAGAAGTAGGTTATTGTCAGGGATTCAATATGCTTGGAGCCTTGATTCTTCAAGTTATGGATAAAAACGAAATAGATTCAATGAAAGTTATGATTTTGCTGATAGAAGGGTTGCTACCGGCTGGATATTTTTGTGGTTCACTAGGTGGGCTTCAAGCGGATATGGCGGTCTTTCGTGATCTCTTAGGAACAAAGTTACCTAAGCTAGCTCGCCATTTGCAAAAGCTACAAGGACCTGAATGTGCTTTTGAACCTCCTTTGACAAACGTGTTTACAATGCAATGGTTCCTCACATTATTCTGCACCTGTCTACCTATTCCTGCAGTGCTTCGAATTTGGGATTTGATTTTAATCGAGGGTAGTGACGTTTTATTACGTACTGCCTTATCCATCTGGGGACTACTAGAAAG TCGCATTTTACAAACCAAAACTGCTGACGATTTCTATTGTAAAATGGGTGCACTTTCGTCCGAACTTGTCAATGGCAATCTTATAGACTGTAATGAACTCATCCAAAGAATTGTCGATATAGGACCTATTGCAGATTTGGACCACCTACGTGAAAAACATTTGACAAGTATAACGCAATTAAATGAATCTTCCAATCTTAG GATATTTTACTCTGACGATGAGTGTGAATCCGATGAAGAATCACGATTAACAGTAACTGCAACTGCATGGGGTCTGCGTTCCGGAAGAAGGTCTTCTTTAGGGTTTTCGACAAATATGCGCAATTCTGgcgaaggaaaagaaaaaattaaTCTCGATATATCATTATTGAAGAAGCAGTACGTTAAACTACGAGAGCGCCAAAGACAGGCTCATATCATTTTGACTGCTGCAGTAGCTAGACAGTCCACTTCAGGAACACAGAGCAGTAGCACACAACAAATACAGCAGCTGCTAGTAGGTAAAAACGCTATACTAAGTAACAAAGGAAAGCGGTTGGGTCCACCACAAGGCGCTGTACCGCCTGCGCGTGTCTCAAAAGTGGGTAAGCAATCTAAATTGAGTACGTCAAAACCAATTGAAACCTTACATTGGAAAGATATGGACGAGAAGCAACGACGAGGCAGTATAAAGCGGAAAGATGTGCAAAAGGATAATAGAAAACCTACAGTAAAAGACGATTTCGATTTAGCGAAACA GGAACCTCCGAAGCTGATCAAATCGCTAAGTGCGTCATCTGCAATTAGTAACTTATCCGAAAGCGGAGTCAAACGGCGCAGCGAATCATCATCTTACAGCGAAGAATCAGATGTTGACTCAAGTACTAGTACCTCACTGTGCGATGACGATCTCCAATTACTGAGTGCTTCTTCACTTGAAGCTTCTCCAATGAAACGACGTTTGACACCGGACAGCATTCAAGAAGTGCCTGACGAAGAGCGATTGATTGTGACTTCTGATGATGTATCATGTTACAATAGTTCTGAGGTAGTTGATGCTCAAAATATTGGATTTACTCTATCAGGCATTGCAGAAGAAAGTTTTATTGAGCCACATAATAATTCGACGACTGTTAAACTTAACTCCAACAAGCATGAACAAGATAACGATGTTTCAGCGAACATTGTGAAACATAAATATCCAGATTTAGTATTACCTAGTCCTTCAAACGATGAATCGCTCCCAATTACGATTACAAGTACAAACCAATTATCCCCCATCCCTGATATATGTCATTATGTCAGTATGTCTACGATAAGTCCCTTGAGGACCCCATCATCGATTGTGGATTTTTCTGATTATCTTAATAATATACCAAATGAGAGCATTGCAGCAAATGCAGTGTCCAAGGATGTTAAAAGTAATGTGGAGTTCAACGTAAACGAAGAAGGAGTAACCAATCAGCTCTTCGAAAGAATGAATGTAGCTGAGCGTCCTAATAAATTAGATTTAATTGTATTCAAAGAAAGAAAAGTTAGCGAGTCTCTAGCTAACACGACTGAAAGCATAGTTGATCAAAGTGATAACACATCAAAGATAGATAATTACAGCTTCACAGATGCCTCTAGCAGGACATCAATATCTGCATCTTTTGTCCGTGAATTACCAACAGGAGCAGCACAACACAACGATGTACCATTTTTACCATCAAATACTGATATGTCAACTATTATTTCTGCAAATTCTCCAACTCAAAAAGGACATAGATTTCAAATAGTAAGTGCAACGACGCCATCACCGAAAAATAGTCCAGAAAATGGTGATGTAAATTTTACAAGTCGCGTaagatttttgaaagaaaaatcctTTTCAATGGATGATCCAATTAAAAGTGATGATATTCATCAAGAAGATATCGCTAAGAGATCTGCTTCAGAAGGTTTGGTGTCAGCGGATTTGAATTCGTATAAATGcaataaaatgtttgaaattataaaagAAAACTCACTGATTTTAGATCGCATGATCAAAAAACCCAACCGAAATGATATAAGCTGCTTGAACGAAAGTATTGATTGTAGTAGTAATGATAGGACGGATGTGAATTGTAATGATAATATTAGGACAGATATGGATGACTTGAAATGTTCAAATTTGAACCAAAACGAAGACGAAATACAAACAGAAAATGATGATAATTCCAACACATCTCCAAATGTAACAGAttctctaaaaacaaattatgcTTGTTCGATTACTGGCATTGAACAAACACGACTACTATCGAACATAATGCTTCAGAAAAAACTTGAGCTCAAATCAAATACGTTAGGAATTGAAAACGTGGCAAAACTGACTTCCAAAAAAAACGGAGAAGCGAAAATGTGCAACGAAAGTATCGATTCTTATGTTTCTTCCGGGCAGCCTATATCTAAAACGGATCTTTTGATTAAACGTACAGAAGAACAACTTGCTCGCTTCAAAGAACCGGAACCGCAGGTATATTATATACGGAATgagaatttccaaaaaaatattacaccggaagaagaaaaagaattttcattgaCTAAAGCTGTTTCTAAACAAGCAGCATTAGAATGCAATTTTTTGAGCGAGACATTGATGGAAGACATCGAGTTACAATCatcaaaaaacacattaaataaaacaaatgagCCAGATTCACGGCCCAAGGCTTCTATTACTGTGAAACAACAAAATTTTCATAATCTTGCATCATTCGACAAAAGTGGAACAAGTTTGGCATTTACTGAAGTAGACACTAGATCGTCTTCAGCATCTAAAACAGACGAGTTGATAAAAAAAGGTGAAGAACAATtggcaaaatttaaaaatcacgatAAAAAAGTCTTGGAGCGACTAGAGAAACGCCTCTCTTTAATTGATTTCAAACCAGAAGATATGATTTCAATGAGTCAAGAAAATTCTGAAAGAAAAACATACAGTAAAACTGAACAAGTGATTAAAAAATCCGAAGAGCAAATTTCACGTATTAAAATCGAAAGTCCGtttattacaaaaatatttcctaCGCGTCCATTTGATGAAGAAGTGGGTTCTATAGACATCATGTCGGTTTCGTGTTCATCTAAAACTGAAGAGATAATTAAAAAAACGGATGAACAACTTGCTAGATTCAAAGCCGCTGCAGAGAGTAACGCGGAAAAAAGGAAAAGCCGACATGAAATCAACGAGTTACTACAATTACGAGTAGAATCACCAGACTTGTTGAGCAGATCTTCTGATCTTTCTATTAAATTCGAAGACATTTCCATACGAGATGAAAGCGAAgccattattataaaaaatgccCAAGCTGAGTTATTGAAAACGATTAAAATACCTGACGAGGTTAAAAGTTCAAAAACCGACACTATAATTAAAAGAATCGAAGATGGAAAAATTAAGTTGGGAGAAGACTATATAACTACTATTAAAACAATTGACTATCTAAAACAATCGAATGCCAATTTATCTGCTACTTTATCTTCGATAGAGAGTTCAATTAAAGCGATCGATGGACTTTGTGATCACGATTCGGAAGTTCAGTCTAACAGGATAAACGATACTATTCAAAACCTAGAAAAATCTCTTAAACAATTCGATAGTTTCTATGTCGAAACTCCTATTGTTTTGGTTCACGATTGTTCCAATAACAACCGCTGCAGACCTTCATCAACTAACCGACCCAGCAGACCCCGTAAACGAAGAGAATATTCCCCACGGCGAAAAAAAGGCAAAGATCGCGACGAAAAAAGCACCTTTTACAACCAAACAGATAACAGTACTGACCATTCACCTGATAATCTATCATCGGATAGAGAATCCTCGAAGACTTATACTTTTCATTCGTTTTACAGTACTTCACCTCCGATCACACCCAGAGTCGTATCGCCGCTTACAATTTCTGCTGAGAATATTGAATACAGGCGACCGCTTTGTTTCAAAAGTTCATCTCACGACCGCTATCTCTTACAAAAGGAAGTACAGTTTATTAAGTTTGACAAATCACCATCATCTCCGATTATTAATAAATCTTGCCTCGAATCGCTTTTACCAGCTACTCCAATTGTATCAGACCGTACTACGCGGTCTGCTGAAAACTCTCCACCGTTAACGCATAATGCAATCGGTGGTATTCAGAATAGTTTACTACATCACCAAACCAAACAGTGCGGGAGTGAATACTCACACATCAATAAAAGCTGTGAAAATATCCTGATGCGATTCGACCGCAAAAGTATATCAGCCATAGCTGCTAGCTATCCGGTAGCCAGCACTATTTTGCCCTCTCCCACAATGTGTACGAGCCTTAATTTAAAACACGAAACTAcactaaattttgatttgtcAGCATCgccaaataaaaatttgaactaA
- the LOC129718267 gene encoding uncharacterized protein LOC129718267 isoform X2 has translation MEPNLAGKYSGKVPLHISPPPPPPPSQSSSEQNLKKMGIPDTQSDFNQWLHAMKMVARLPGGIPPDFRRKLWMALSDRYLQTKKINWEQESKTYLSEQSNEDDEELGIQIVKDLHRTGSSLCTGPSGAVNQAKLKRVLLGYSRFNPEVGYCQGFNMLGALILQVMDKNEIDSMKVMILLIEGLLPAGYFCGSLGGLQADMAVFRDLLGTKLPKLARHLQKLQGPECAFEPPLTNVFTMQWFLTLFCTCLPIPAVLRIWDLILIEGSDVLLRTALSIWGLLESRILQTKTADDFYCKMGALSSELVNGNLIDCNELIQRIVDIGPIADLDHLREKHLTSITQLNESSNLRIFYSDDECESDEESRLTVTATAWGLRSGRRSSLGFSTNMRNSGEGKEKINLDISLLKKQYVKLRERQRQAHIILTAAVARQSTSGTQSSSTQQIQQLLVGKNAILSNKGKRLGPPQGAVPPARVSKVGKQSKLSTSKPIETLHWKDMDEKQRRGSIKRKDVQKDNRKPTVKDDFDLAKQEPPKLIKSLSASSAISNLSESGVKRRSESSSYSEESDVDSSTSTSLCDDDLQLLSASSLEASPMKRRLTPDSIQEVPDEERLIVTSDDVSCYNSSEVVDAQNIGFTLSGIAEESFIEPHNNSTTVKLNSNKHEQDNDVSANIVKHKYPDLVLPSPSNDESLPITITSTNQLSPIPDICHYVSMSTISPLRTPSSIVDFSDYLNNIPNESIAANAVSKDVKSNVEFNVNEEGVTNQLFERMNVAERPNKLDLIVFKERKVSESLANTTESIVDQSDNTSKIDNYSFTDASSRTSISASFVRELPTGAAQHNDVPFLPSNTDMSTIISANSPTQKGHRFQIVSATTPSPKNSPENGDVNFTSRVRFLKEKSFSMDDPIKSDDIHQEDIAKRSASEGLVSADLNSYKCNKMFEIIKENSLILDRMIKKPNRNDISCLNESIDCSSNDRTDVNCNDNIRTDMDDLKCSNLNQNEDEIQTENDDNSNTSPNVTDSLKTNYACSITGIEQTRLLSNIMLQKKLELKSNTLGIENVAKLTSKKNGEAKMCNESIDSYVSSGQPISKTDLLIKRTEEQLARFKEPEPQVYYIRNENFQKNITPEEEKEFSLTKAVSKQAALECNFLSETLMEDIELQSSKNTLNKTNEPDSRPKASITVKQQNFHNLASFDKSGTSLAFTEVDTRSSSASKTDELIKKGEEQLAKFKNHDKKVLERLEKRLSLIDFKPEDMISMSQENSERKTYSKTEQVIKKSEEQISRIKIESPFITKIFPTRPFDEEVGSIDIMSVSCSSKTEEIIKKTDEQLARFKAAAESNAEKRKSRHEINELLQLRVESPDLLSRSSDLSIKFEDISIRDESEAIIIKNAQAELLKTIKIPDEVKSSKTDTIIKRIEDGKIKLGEDYITTIKTIDYLKQSNANLSATLSSIESSIKAIDGLCDHDSEVQSNRINDTIQNLEKSLKQFDSFYVETPIVLVHDCSNNNRCRPSSTNRPSRPRKRREYSPRRKKGKDRDEKSTFYNQTDNSTDHSPDNLSSDRESSKTYTFHSFYSTSPPITPRVVSPLTISAENIEYRRPLCFKSSSHDRYLLQKEVQFIKFDKSPSSPIINKSCLESLLPATPIVSDRTTRSAENSPPLTHNAIGGIQNSLLHHQTKQCGSEYSHINKSCENILMRFDRKSISAIAASYPVASTILPSPTMCTSLNLKHETTLNFDLSASPNKNLN, from the exons ATTCCGGAAAAGTTCCTCTACACATCTCACCACCACCTCCACCTCCACCTTCACAGTCGTCATCGGAGCAAAATCTGAAGAAAATGGGTATTCCGGATACGCAATCTGATTTTAATCAATGGTTgcatgcaatgaaaatggtagCACGACTGCCCGGAGGAATACCTCCAGATTTTCGTCGGAAG TTATGGATGGCTCTCTCGGATCGTTATCTccaaacgaaaaaaatcaacTGGGAGCAGGAAAGCAAAACATATTTGAGTGAGCAGTCGAATGAAGATGACGAAGAGCTAGGAATTCAAATAGTGAAG GATCTACATCGAACAGGTTCTAGTCTATGTACCGGTCCTTCTGGCGCAGTGAACCAGGCCAAACTAAAGCGAGTTCTGCTAGGATACTCAAGATTCAATCCAGAAGTAGGTTATTGTCAGGGATTCAATATGCTTGGAGCCTTGATTCTTCAAGTTATGGATAAAAACGAAATAGATTCAATGAAAGTTATGATTTTGCTGATAGAAGGGTTGCTACCGGCTGGATATTTTTGTGGTTCACTAGGTGGGCTTCAAGCGGATATGGCGGTCTTTCGTGATCTCTTAGGAACAAAGTTACCTAAGCTAGCTCGCCATTTGCAAAAGCTACAAGGACCTGAATGTGCTTTTGAACCTCCTTTGACAAACGTGTTTACAATGCAATGGTTCCTCACATTATTCTGCACCTGTCTACCTATTCCTGCAGTGCTTCGAATTTGGGATTTGATTTTAATCGAGGGTAGTGACGTTTTATTACGTACTGCCTTATCCATCTGGGGACTACTAGAAAG TCGCATTTTACAAACCAAAACTGCTGACGATTTCTATTGTAAAATGGGTGCACTTTCGTCCGAACTTGTCAATGGCAATCTTATAGACTGTAATGAACTCATCCAAAGAATTGTCGATATAGGACCTATTGCAGATTTGGACCACCTACGTGAAAAACATTTGACAAGTATAACGCAATTAAATGAATCTTCCAATCTTAG GATATTTTACTCTGACGATGAGTGTGAATCCGATGAAGAATCACGATTAACAGTAACTGCAACTGCATGGGGTCTGCGTTCCGGAAGAAGGTCTTCTTTAGGGTTTTCGACAAATATGCGCAATTCTGgcgaaggaaaagaaaaaattaaTCTCGATATATCATTATTGAAGAAGCAGTACGTTAAACTACGAGAGCGCCAAAGACAGGCTCATATCATTTTGACTGCTGCAGTAGCTAGACAGTCCACTTCAGGAACACAGAGCAGTAGCACACAACAAATACAGCAGCTGCTAGTAGGTAAAAACGCTATACTAAGTAACAAAGGAAAGCGGTTGGGTCCACCACAAGGCGCTGTACCGCCTGCGCGTGTCTCAAAAGTGGGTAAGCAATCTAAATTGAGTACGTCAAAACCAATTGAAACCTTACATTGGAAAGATATGGACGAGAAGCAACGACGAGGCAGTATAAAGCGGAAAGATGTGCAAAAGGATAATAGAAAACCTACAGTAAAAGACGATTTCGATTTAGCGAAACA GGAACCTCCGAAGCTGATCAAATCGCTAAGTGCGTCATCTGCAATTAGTAACTTATCCGAAAGCGGAGTCAAACGGCGCAGCGAATCATCATCTTACAGCGAAGAATCAGATGTTGACTCAAGTACTAGTACCTCACTGTGCGATGACGATCTCCAATTACTGAGTGCTTCTTCACTTGAAGCTTCTCCAATGAAACGACGTTTGACACCGGACAGCATTCAAGAAGTGCCTGACGAAGAGCGATTGATTGTGACTTCTGATGATGTATCATGTTACAATAGTTCTGAGGTAGTTGATGCTCAAAATATTGGATTTACTCTATCAGGCATTGCAGAAGAAAGTTTTATTGAGCCACATAATAATTCGACGACTGTTAAACTTAACTCCAACAAGCATGAACAAGATAACGATGTTTCAGCGAACATTGTGAAACATAAATATCCAGATTTAGTATTACCTAGTCCTTCAAACGATGAATCGCTCCCAATTACGATTACAAGTACAAACCAATTATCCCCCATCCCTGATATATGTCATTATGTCAGTATGTCTACGATAAGTCCCTTGAGGACCCCATCATCGATTGTGGATTTTTCTGATTATCTTAATAATATACCAAATGAGAGCATTGCAGCAAATGCAGTGTCCAAGGATGTTAAAAGTAATGTGGAGTTCAACGTAAACGAAGAAGGAGTAACCAATCAGCTCTTCGAAAGAATGAATGTAGCTGAGCGTCCTAATAAATTAGATTTAATTGTATTCAAAGAAAGAAAAGTTAGCGAGTCTCTAGCTAACACGACTGAAAGCATAGTTGATCAAAGTGATAACACATCAAAGATAGATAATTACAGCTTCACAGATGCCTCTAGCAGGACATCAATATCTGCATCTTTTGTCCGTGAATTACCAACAGGAGCAGCACAACACAACGATGTACCATTTTTACCATCAAATACTGATATGTCAACTATTATTTCTGCAAATTCTCCAACTCAAAAAGGACATAGATTTCAAATAGTAAGTGCAACGACGCCATCACCGAAAAATAGTCCAGAAAATGGTGATGTAAATTTTACAAGTCGCGTaagatttttgaaagaaaaatcctTTTCAATGGATGATCCAATTAAAAGTGATGATATTCATCAAGAAGATATCGCTAAGAGATCTGCTTCAGAAGGTTTGGTGTCAGCGGATTTGAATTCGTATAAATGcaataaaatgtttgaaattataaaagAAAACTCACTGATTTTAGATCGCATGATCAAAAAACCCAACCGAAATGATATAAGCTGCTTGAACGAAAGTATTGATTGTAGTAGTAATGATAGGACGGATGTGAATTGTAATGATAATATTAGGACAGATATGGATGACTTGAAATGTTCAAATTTGAACCAAAACGAAGACGAAATACAAACAGAAAATGATGATAATTCCAACACATCTCCAAATGTAACAGAttctctaaaaacaaattatgcTTGTTCGATTACTGGCATTGAACAAACACGACTACTATCGAACATAATGCTTCAGAAAAAACTTGAGCTCAAATCAAATACGTTAGGAATTGAAAACGTGGCAAAACTGACTTCCAAAAAAAACGGAGAAGCGAAAATGTGCAACGAAAGTATCGATTCTTATGTTTCTTCCGGGCAGCCTATATCTAAAACGGATCTTTTGATTAAACGTACAGAAGAACAACTTGCTCGCTTCAAAGAACCGGAACCGCAGGTATATTATATACGGAATgagaatttccaaaaaaatattacaccggaagaagaaaaagaattttcattgaCTAAAGCTGTTTCTAAACAAGCAGCATTAGAATGCAATTTTTTGAGCGAGACATTGATGGAAGACATCGAGTTACAATCatcaaaaaacacattaaataaaacaaatgagCCAGATTCACGGCCCAAGGCTTCTATTACTGTGAAACAACAAAATTTTCATAATCTTGCATCATTCGACAAAAGTGGAACAAGTTTGGCATTTACTGAAGTAGACACTAGATCGTCTTCAGCATCTAAAACAGACGAGTTGATAAAAAAAGGTGAAGAACAATtggcaaaatttaaaaatcacgatAAAAAAGTCTTGGAGCGACTAGAGAAACGCCTCTCTTTAATTGATTTCAAACCAGAAGATATGATTTCAATGAGTCAAGAAAATTCTGAAAGAAAAACATACAGTAAAACTGAACAAGTGATTAAAAAATCCGAAGAGCAAATTTCACGTATTAAAATCGAAAGTCCGtttattacaaaaatatttcctaCGCGTCCATTTGATGAAGAAGTGGGTTCTATAGACATCATGTCGGTTTCGTGTTCATCTAAAACTGAAGAGATAATTAAAAAAACGGATGAACAACTTGCTAGATTCAAAGCCGCTGCAGAGAGTAACGCGGAAAAAAGGAAAAGCCGACATGAAATCAACGAGTTACTACAATTACGAGTAGAATCACCAGACTTGTTGAGCAGATCTTCTGATCTTTCTATTAAATTCGAAGACATTTCCATACGAGATGAAAGCGAAgccattattataaaaaatgccCAAGCTGAGTTATTGAAAACGATTAAAATACCTGACGAGGTTAAAAGTTCAAAAACCGACACTATAATTAAAAGAATCGAAGATGGAAAAATTAAGTTGGGAGAAGACTATATAACTACTATTAAAACAATTGACTATCTAAAACAATCGAATGCCAATTTATCTGCTACTTTATCTTCGATAGAGAGTTCAATTAAAGCGATCGATGGACTTTGTGATCACGATTCGGAAGTTCAGTCTAACAGGATAAACGATACTATTCAAAACCTAGAAAAATCTCTTAAACAATTCGATAGTTTCTATGTCGAAACTCCTATTGTTTTGGTTCACGATTGTTCCAATAACAACCGCTGCAGACCTTCATCAACTAACCGACCCAGCAGACCCCGTAAACGAAGAGAATATTCCCCACGGCGAAAAAAAGGCAAAGATCGCGACGAAAAAAGCACCTTTTACAACCAAACAGATAACAGTACTGACCATTCACCTGATAATCTATCATCGGATAGAGAATCCTCGAAGACTTATACTTTTCATTCGTTTTACAGTACTTCACCTCCGATCACACCCAGAGTCGTATCGCCGCTTACAATTTCTGCTGAGAATATTGAATACAGGCGACCGCTTTGTTTCAAAAGTTCATCTCACGACCGCTATCTCTTACAAAAGGAAGTACAGTTTATTAAGTTTGACAAATCACCATCATCTCCGATTATTAATAAATCTTGCCTCGAATCGCTTTTACCAGCTACTCCAATTGTATCAGACCGTACTACGCGGTCTGCTGAAAACTCTCCACCGTTAACGCATAATGCAATCGGTGGTATTCAGAATAGTTTACTACATCACCAAACCAAACAGTGCGGGAGTGAATACTCACACATCAATAAAAGCTGTGAAAATATCCTGATGCGATTCGACCGCAAAAGTATATCAGCCATAGCTGCTAGCTATCCGGTAGCCAGCACTATTTTGCCCTCTCCCACAATGTGTACGAGCCTTAATTTAAAACACGAAACTAcactaaattttgatttgtcAGCATCgccaaataaaaatttgaactaA